Sequence from the Megalops cyprinoides isolate fMegCyp1 chromosome 9, fMegCyp1.pri, whole genome shotgun sequence genome:
CACCTGGGCGGCGTCATGGAGATGTTCGCCATTGCTATGATGGCTTTTGACCGCTTGATTGCCATCTCCGTCCCTTTGCGATACCACAGCATTCTGACCAATGTGCGCACGCTAATCTTAGCGTTCGCCTTGTGGATTGTGGCCTGTGCGTTCGTGGCCGTGTTGCCTGGCTACGCGATACCTCTCCCTCTTTGCTACTCGACTCTCCCGTACACGTTCTGTGACTTTGCCGCTGTCATCAGGGCCACTTGCGTCAATCCTAATTTCTACTTCAACATCGTTACCATTATAAccttctttctgttgttttccacGTTCTCCTTTATTTTCCTGTCCTACTTGAGGATAAtgtttgctgtgctgaaaatgtctTCGAAAACTGACAAGAAGAAAATGTACAGCACTTGCCTCAGTCACCTGATTGTGGTGGTGTGCTATTACTGCCCTATGTTTATACGCATAGTCCTCACCAGGCTGGGGGTGGAACTGACCAAAGACGAGCGCCATGGGTTGCTAATCGGGGCAGTTCTTGGTCCCTCTCTTGTAAACCCTTTCGTATACTGTTTTAGAACTAAAGAAATCCgaaacaaaatttcaaaaatatttaagagAGTTGAACCCAGTGAATAAAAAAGGGGGGCAGAAactttgatgattttttttttttgtctattcACAATGCCAGTATTGACTTAAgagaaatattattatttttattttaagcttACAAAACTAAACCTTGTCTAATTTTTAAACCTTGTCTAAAAATTGGTCATAATTATTGCAGGTTAAATACTGCAGAATTAAAAGCAGGTAGCATATTCACTAAGGGTGTAAATCTCTGTCTGAAAGTTATGATATTgataaaaagcaacaatatatCAGAACATTTGTAAGAACTGTTGTTGTAAGAATCTAAGAATGCACTTTAATATGATCTGATGTGCAATACATTGTGATAATGTTTCAACACAACCTTAAAGTTATTCTTTTCTGTTATTCACAAAATGTGGAGTATGTAGACATTAGTTCTTTATATGCCATGGAAATGATACTTGTGTTCAATGATAACTAGAAACCAAGTTTTAAGCAAATTgctgaattaataaaaataagtgaATGGAAAATTCATAAATGCAGACCAATACCAATATGTATGGTTGCTTTCTCTATTGATGCAttgatataatttatttatttatttacagcccTAATATGACTGACATGTTCACACAAACCATCTTTATTATgtgatttaatgtaattatatgtaCAATTATTTAGCCAATTGACAAGACAGGGCACAGGAtctcaaaatataaaacagacacagatattACCTGCAGGTCTGTGTTTCCACAACTATATAGGATTTCTATTTGAAGTCCTCAtaaatttatttagtttttaatttgatttcacttttgtaagtcactctggataagagtatctgctaatTGTAAACATAAAtctttctttctgctgtctGATCGGAGTCGtgctgctgccatctgctgtaCTGAATTCCAGGTTCACATCAGAGATATTTGGCCAGCTGTACCCCTAAAATAATACCCACACACCACGCCAATCATGACACCCCAAATTAATATGTTGGAAGCTACATTTTCACCTCAGCTTGTGTAGGAAATTTTCCACTGTggtgaaaatgtataaattggTTATGAACAAAGTAGAAATGCGCCTTAAACATACATCCAGAATATGAACATGGCTAGCAATGCTAGTATTGCAATTTATAAGTTTAAGTCTCCATTGTTTCAGCATTGCAACTTGGAAATTCTGCTCATAGATCCCACTTTGTTACCAAAATATCACTTTAGCATGGGGAGTGACAGGGGCTCATCAAACATTTCCATactttttataatgtttttctgtccttttcacCTATTTTGGGATCTGCAGTTATCTGTCTTCACACATCTTCTACGCTCCTGCAAGAGCGGTGAGCTGGAGGAGTGCAATCTTCTGATACACTGGAACATGAGCCCAATGATTCTTTTCAGTCTTGAAGTGCCAGAGTGTGCCAAAGTGAGGCACACACTGATTGGAAGATGGGCGGCTCCCccatgatgtcacaaagggACTTCCTAGGCATCTAATGAGCCATTCGTGGGTGCTCCAGTGGAGAGATGCGGAATCCTCCTAATATATATTATCCCCAGATTACCCATTAATTCATACCCCTAAGGCTAATActaacattttcttttcctttcttttgatTTGGTTTAATAAGATTATATAAGgctaaaacacatttacataaaacatGTACATTATGTGAAATAAGTGTGACCTTTATCATTATGCTTTTAATTCAGTTCTGAATACTTTATTCTTAGCCAATTCAGACATCCTTGGAGATGTAACTGTTGTGATTGAACTATGGCTCAAAGGTCATGCTGTCATCAGTAACAGATGCCTTAGAGCTGAACCAGAAGTATCACATTTATTAAGAGAACTGGATCGGCTCTGTAGTGTGAAGTATGTGTCCAATACCTCTCTGTGAAGTTAGGAGGAGGGAAGAAGGAATGGAGGGAAGGAGGTACTTCACGTACATCTGTTGCCATagaaattaattaatcaatcacAACAGGTAATCAATCGCAAAGCCATAGGAAGAATAACTCCAGTTAAGCATCCTGACATCAGGCATTTGGTATATAGTCGTATAGTGCACTTACACGCATGCTAAGGCAGAACGAACTGTCTTTATGAATTTACGGCATGTTTGATTGCCAAGGactaaatgaagaaaaaaaaaaaaaaagccccaaaaACCCTGGCTGTAGGTAGAGGCTGTTCCATATGAAAGAAGAATATACTACATGTGGGAAAAGGCTTCAAAAAGGAAGCACTCATGTAACACTCTCAAACTGAAACTTaatttctcaatttttttttttctgctttcaccCAAAATTTTGTTAATCAATGACAAGAAATGTCTGCAGTACACCATATttgtaattttatgtatttattaactGCATGATTTATGTATTGAAATTCAATAGAAGAGGATGGCACTGCTGTCTTTGCTACTAACTGGCACAGTCttgacaaaaaaatctttttttgctgGCCCCTATACAATATGTGGCAAGGATCATAAAGGCTGGCCACAGCTGAGAGGAAAAGAGTACTGTTACATATGCTGTAATGACACCTGTATGCCcccaaaaatgaaatggtatATAAATGTGCACACAATAACTGTATTGCAAAAGGAATCACAAGAGTCCTGATAGAGGTTTGCTTTTTCTAGCTATCCCCTTTATTGTGTTCAGGTAACCTATGTTTCACTTTGCTTGCATACATTAATCCTGCAGGCTAAACAAGGACCAAGCCTCCACTCTCAATCTTAAGCTCTATGTTTAGAACCATCCCAAAACCAGTTTGGCCCACAATGGCACCTGTGTTCATGCACCGCCTTTTCAGTGAAAGGATAAGCTGCATTGTGCCACGGAGTGCTACACAGGGATATGTGAAAGCACCTACTCTGACCATGTAACAATAGAGAAGGAGGGAAGTGCAAGGCAGAGGAGGTGAGTCATgcaatcattaaaatgatacaCAGTTCTTAAAAAGAGCTTTGTCAACATGTTATGACTGAAGTATGCAACAGcttgattattttttcatgtaggttaaaagaaaaagaacatggTTCTTTGAGTGTGCAGCAGTACAGagtccgtccgtccgtccgtccgtccaacccccccacacacacacacacacacacacacaaacacaaacacaaacacaaaaatacaaaataatggaaTGACATTTAGGCTTAACAAGACACAGTGACATCTGGGCTGTGCTTATTAGCCTTTTCTGATGTGGAAGAACGTGGGTGTGATGGCCTGCCCACCCTACCCAATAGCACCTCCTGGATGGTCTTTGGCTAGACTGCCTTTGTAACTGTGGCAGCAGATGCTTTCTGAGTTGTGTGGAgcactttctgtgtttttcccggggggaaaaaaaaacactcttgtTACAtcaatgtcatgtcatgtcatgtacAAGCAAACGACATGCAAAATATTGAACTGATTCCTGtaaagtgtaagtgtgtgtgtgtgtgtgtgtgtgtgtgtggatataaatataacagccagaacctcataaaacaGTACGGGCATCTTGTCAGTGTAATCCATGCCCCAGGAGGATATATTAATCTTTGAGAACAATATGAATTTCTCTGTATTTATATTCAGACTAAGGTATAGCATTCTTAAAATgttaaagcataaaaaatgatccaaaacatacatttgcttgttttattatAGGTTTTGCTCCTGTTGGGTACACATAAATACTGAAGGcgctatataatatatacagtacacaccGTGTGCATATACATagatgtatatgtataatttgCACCATAATATGCATTTAGTTTGCATCTCATTTTAGTTTTAGTGGTGTTACACTCACTGTTTTTACTATGCTCAccagtctgtttttaatttcttttgtccTGAGACAATAAACCATAGGGTTAATTAGGGACGGAATCAATGTTGCCGCAATCAGCAATGCATTACGCTGAGACAGATCCAGCACAAGACCAATTCGTGTTAATAACGTGGTTATGAATTTGGGCACGTAGTAACTGGCCACAACTATGATGTGACTCGTACAAGTGCTGAACATTTGCTTCTTGTTGCTGACATTTGACAGCCTCAGAACTGTGTAGATGATCTTTGCATAAGTTAGAAGAATACAAGGGAACATGGCGTACAGTGCAATGCCAATCACTGTGGGCATGAGAAAATATCTTTCAGGGTCAACGCAGGCGGCCCTTACCATACAGGGGTAATCGCAGAACACATATCTTAGAAAAGGCTGGCAAAAAGGAAGGCGGTCGACAACACCTGCCAAAACGCCCATTGTTGCTGTCGCCAACAACCAGCACAGGAAGATTAGCACAaacgtgcgtgtgtttgtgaggaTGCTGTGGTACCTTAAAGGGTTACTGATGGCAACCATGCGATCAATAGCCATTAACAACAGTGCAAAGCATCCATTGATGTCCCCCACGTGGTACACATACATCCGTGAGATGCAGGAATAATAAGAGATGGTTTTCACCTCAGTAAGCAGAACTGAAATCATTGTTGTGCTGGCACTGGTGGTGAACATGATGTCCACTACGGCCAGGTTGcagattaaaatgtacattggTGTATGCAGACGTCTGTCTGATGCGATGATGCATATATTCGTGCCACTGCCGAGTAATATGAGGAAATAGGTGAGGAGAATTATGAATCCCAGGAACATCTGGTTGGAAAGATGGCTGAAGCCGGTGATGATGAACTCTGATACCTGTAcatattgtgtttcatttgtgacAGCTGCCTTCCAGAATGTTAGTCCGTGTGCCTGTTGCatgataaaaaagacaaaaaaaaaaa
This genomic interval carries:
- the LOC118783747 gene encoding olfactory receptor 6N1-like; the encoded protein is MQQAHGLTFWKAAVTNETQYVQVSEFIITGFSHLSNQMFLGFIILLTYFLILLGSGTNICIIASDRRLHTPMYILICNLAVVDIMFTTSASTTMISVLLTEVKTISYYSCISRMYVYHVGDINGCFALLLMAIDRMVAISNPLRYHSILTNTRTFVLIFLCWLLATATMGVLAGVVDRLPFCQPFLRYVFCDYPCMVRAACVDPERYFLMPTVIGIALYAMFPCILLTYAKIIYTVLRLSNVSNKKQMFSTCTSHIIVVASYYVPKFITTLLTRIGLVLDLSQRNALLIAATLIPSLINPMVYCLRTKEIKNRLVSIVKTVSVTPLKLK
- the LOC118782624 gene encoding olfactory receptor 1M1-like yields the protein MSTGNVTAKIITEFVIGGFDTVQNPVGAGIAMLVIYALVMLVNAANICFIVLDKRLHQPMYILICNLALVDMLYSSSCSPTMIGALIAGAKTISYVPCFIQMFAFHLGGVMEMFAIAMMAFDRLIAISVPLRYHSILTNVRTLILAFALWIVACAFVAVLPGYAIPLPLCYSTLPYTFCDFAAVIRATCVNPNFYFNIVTIITFFLLFSTFSFIFLSYLRIMFAVLKMSSKTDKKKMYSTCLSHLIVVVCYYCPMFIRIVLTRLGVELTKDERHGLLIGAVLGPSLVNPFVYCFRTKEIRNKISKIFKRVEPSE